In Cicer arietinum cultivar CDC Frontier isolate Library 1 chromosome 7, Cicar.CDCFrontier_v2.0, whole genome shotgun sequence, the genomic window ACAAATCAATTAAATGCAAATGAAAATTGATATCTGCATTCTTATGTAGCAGGCACATGCTTTTTTTCCCTAACTTTGTGGCTACAATATCTATGTAATAAAAAGAAAACTCCATGAAGctacaataattaaattaactatCAAACATTAGATTATGGATAAATAAACTGAGCTGAGGGTTGGAGTAACTGATTGGAGATATTAATCACCTACGCACCAAAAAAGAGGACATAAAAAATAATGCTAATTTAGAGGACTGGTGATCACAGAATTGAGTTGGAAAGGATTGGTTGGGGGGTCATGCATAAAACATTTTACCTTCGCATCTGCCGAGGATCTGGTCTAAAAGCTGGAGGAACAGCAATTATTGGTGTTGGTCCGCCCATGTGAGTACCAGACCGCATCTTTCTTCCAGAGGGATCATATGAAGGTTGTCCTTGCTCTCTAAACATCTGCATTGCAACTTCTGGTGGAGCAGGAACAAAGGGTCCTAGTGGCCTGTAGAGTTATTGTAGACTACATAATCACTCACCAAatctaaagaaataaaaaatgtgttgaaAAGAAGGGTATTTGGAAGAGGCAACCTACCCAGCACCAGGTACAGGCATCAATACTGGAGGGGGCATATCTGAGCCAAAAGGAGGTACACCAGGCCCTGCATATGTATCATACATTGTTTCATCATGGTTTCCCATCTCAAGCGCTTTAGGCCTTTCACGGGATGGGGAATCAGGTCTATCTCCATCATTTATTATGTCATTCCGTTCATGGTCTCGACGATTACCACGATCATCTCTCAATCGGCCCTCAAGACCTAACCGTTGCTTTAAAGGCCTGTCCTTCTACATATTGACAAAAAAAACAGAAAGGACCATAACAatttgaaactcaattataataTTCCACAGAAATACAATGCTAAGAAGACGTAAAGTCCTAAAGGTTAAGACATCAATTCCTAAAGGTTAGAAAAAGGTTCACTGTTTGACAANNNNNNNNNNNNNNNNNNNNNNNNNNNNNNNNNNNNNNNNNNNNNNNNNNNNNNNNNNNNNNNNNNNNNNNNNNNNNNNNNNNNNNNNNNNNNNNNNNNNNNNNNNNNNNNNNNNNNNNNNNNNNNNNNNNNNNNNNNNNNNNNNNNNNNNNNNNNNNNNNNNNNNNNNNNNNNNNNNNNNNNNNNNNNNNNNNNNNNGGTTCAGAGCACATCCACATTGGTGCTGAAATGCCAAATTGATGATAAAAACTTGAACACCAAAAGGTTCCCATACATACGACAACCATAAAGTATTATCAAATCATGCATCAGTAGGTATAGTGGTCTACCTGAGGTTGCTGCATGACAGGCTTTCCACCAGGGGCATCTGGATCACTACAACAGTAATAAGGCAACTATGAGTGATATTTTCATTAATACTTACAATACTAACAACAAAACATAGGAAGTATTAGTTATTACTTACTGCATGTAATTTTGAATATAGAGATCATCACACAATTTTGAAGTTTGTTCAACAAGAAGCTCTGGGTGTTTTAGCTTCAGATGTTTGTACACAAATTCAGCAGCATGAAAAAGCTTTGTGCAGCCCTTAGCTCCACAACCATACTTCCATCCATACTTTTCATCCCTAATTTTTCTAACATATGGATCCAATATTTCAACTGCTGCAGCATCTATTTTATCCTTAGCAGTCATTATTTCCAATGGATCCTGACCATTCAACCTGCTCTGCCAAAATGAGTCAAGTTTCTTCTCCCATTCAGACCCTGATTTACCTGTTTCTCCATGCCCTGTTCTTTCTGGCCTCACATGGCGAAAGCCCTTAGCCTCATTAGTCTCAATCATGCCATAATAATCTACACCATGAATCCGCCACAGATATGTAATAAATGTGTCTAAAAGCTCAACACCCTCTAAACCCTTAACAGATGTTAGGCCACGTATAATTACTGTGGGACCCACAGATCCACTGTGAGCCTTATcatcatttttattatgatcGCTGCTGCATAATatattatcttcaatcttctttTCTCTGTCAAGCTTACGAACAAGGGCCTGAGCCTGTTGAATATCTGTTTGTATCCGTCTAGGCTCAGAACTTATAGGATTAGCCTTTGGAGCAGCCAAgaaatcattttctttattcCAACCCTTTCCATGTCTTCTTCGTTTGCCTCCAGCGTCTTCTTCCTCCTCTGAATTTGGCTCGCTTGCTTGTCCTAATTTGCTGGATGAAGAGGCACTTAAACCCGGATTTCTGCAAtgattgtaaaataaaatatgcatCATGTGAAGAATATCTGAAAGCATGTAAAAGAAGGTCAGACCGAGAGATACACATACAATAGTAAGTAAAACAGAGGACAAGAACTTACAGATCTAATGCTCCACTCTGCAAATCAAGCAAAAAATCCTTTGCCAGCTGTCGAGCACTTTCATTCCtcctaaaatatattaattaactaataaaaatcagAACCCACCTATATATCATATAAGCACCccacaaaacaatcaaaatGATCCATCAACAGGATAACTTGTTTTGCTCTTCATTAGAATTTAGAACTGTAAGATTGATATAAACTTACCTTTCAATGACTGTAAGCAAATTTGTTGGATGATATTTATCTTTCAACCTAtaacaaaaagtaaaacaaGAAACGGAAAAAATATCAGATTTGGTGAACTTGCAACAATATGGTGAATTGTACTTTCATAGtaaatatttaaagatttaaaacTACAACTTTTTAGAGATAAAAGTGGTGCATACCACTCTTCATCCTTATGAGCATTGAAATAAGCTCTTTTTTGGGTAGAAATGTACTCTGATCTGTATTCTTGATACCTAGAAGAATCAATCAGAAATCATTTGTCAACAAAGATCTGAAAATTTCTTACATAACTTGAATTCTCAGACATGATGCAAAAGATTATTTTCCAGGACTTACCTACGTTCTGCTTCAGCTGGTAGTATATCATCCTCAAGCTCCTGAATGAATTGCTTATAGGACATCAACCCTTCTCTGAAACAGCTCATAAATATACTTAGTGTTAACATGTTTTCCAGAAAGATCTATTATCAAACAAAGTAAAGTAAAGACTGCAGTTCTTTCATTTGGTAAAAGGAGGAACCCACAAACATTATGTGGTGAATTCAAATTACAAGTAAAAGGAGTTATGCAAAAGCAGTTATGTTAGTTTTGAATATATGTACTCAAAGAAAAGATGACAAGGtgctttaaaaatatatcacgGTCAAGAAAGGCAATGCCAAAAAAAGTTGATGAAATCTAATTTGGGAATCTGTTTGCAGCCATATAGCCAATGATCAATGCGGAAATCCAGTCAACATTTTTAGTGTTTGTAAAGTTTTATCAAGAATGTATCTAGACTTCCATAGAAAATATCGATTACTAAAAACATCTTTTGGATAAAGACATTATTTCTTGTCCACTGATGAAATTCTCTGTATATGTTGGACATGAAAGACAACATTTTGCAGGTAGTATTGATGCATTAAAGGGTACGATTGAGAAAATATTAGAAAGCTGACCTTTGTGCACCGCCACTTGGCATGTCACCATAACCACGGTTGTTTTCCATATCTGTAAAAAGTGAGTACCAAAACATAAgaacatataataataagtcATCTTTATCCGAAAATATATTCTTCATGTAAAAAAACCAAGCATCCTATTCCTATATCTGGGTAACACTTGAACAAGTATGTGATTTTTTATCGCTTTAAATTTCCAAGTCACTGGCAAGGTTGTGTACTATGATCAAGGACGAAGCCAAATTGAAGTTAGAAATGCACAGAGCATAAAAATGAAAAGCGATTGTCAGTCTTTGGAACAAATTCAGAACAAATTACAATTAATAAGAAGAGGGGAGATATTAAAAACTGTGCTAACTGGAAAGGAATAAAGCTCATGAACCATACTGCAAAATTATGGGAGCATGTAAATTGCAATTGATTATTAAGAGAagaattttactattttagagAATCAATTTGGTTGCAATAGGTGATCAACCATGTAAATCTTATGCAGATTTATGTTCTTATCCAAATACAAGAggtaatcaaaataatttagctaaaataaaacaataatcaTAAGACTAGAATAAATGCTTTGTTAAGCATAAAATGGGATGATGGGAATTAGGAAGAACGAACCCAGGTAATTAGCAACTACTAACATACCAGAGATTCCATTTTGATATCCTGCTCCAGGGCGATGTCCAAACCTGCCATAAAACCTGTCATCAGCATAACCACCTCTTCCACCTCGCCCATAACCGCCTCTTCCACCCCTATCATAGCCACCTCTTCCACCCCTATCATGACCATCATAATGATCATATCCTCTGCTCAGATCAGATGATGAAAACACAGTCAGATAAAACATAATCTATAACTTAGGGTAATAGATGAAAGAAATAGAAGTGAATGA contains:
- the LOC101514093 gene encoding serrate RNA effector molecule-like: MAEVINNIPSDSLDKSSPPPPPPPPPSSSAADSDLPPPIHPPPNSSYRRSRDRRDDRDFDRPPNRRDYYDRNMSPPLRDRDRDIKRRRSPSPPYRDRRHSPLRRSPSRRSPPHYNYKRSRRGGSPRGGYGPDDRGYDHYDGHDRGGRGGYDRGGRGGYGRGGRGGYADDRFYGRFGHRPGAGYQNGISDMENNRGYGDMPSGGAQREGLMSYKQFIQELEDDILPAEAERRYQEYRSEYISTQKRAYFNAHKDEEWLKDKYHPTNLLTVIERRNESARQLAKDFLLDLQSGALDLNPGLSASSSSKLGQASEPNSEEEEDAGGKRRRHGKGWNKENDFLAAPKANPISSEPRRIQTDIQQAQALVRKLDREKKIEDNILCSSDHNKNDDKAHSGSVGPTVIIRGLTSVKGLEGVELLDTFITYLWRIHGVDYYGMIETNEAKGFRHVRPERTGHGETGKSGSEWEKKLDSFWQSRLNGQDPLEIMTAKDKIDAAAVEILDPYVRKIRDEKYGWKYGCGAKGCTKLFHAAEFVYKHLKLKHPELLVEQTSKLCDDLYIQNYMHDPDAPGGKPVMQQPQKDRPLKQRLGLEGRLRDDRGNRRDHERNDIINDGDRPDSPSRERPKALEMGNHDETMYDTYAGPGVPPFGSDMPPPVLMPVPGAGPLGPFVPAPPEVAMQMFREQGQPSYDPSGRKMRSGTHMGGPTPIIAVPPAFRPDPRQMRSYQDLDAPDDEVTVIDYRSL